One stretch of Chiloscyllium plagiosum isolate BGI_BamShark_2017 chromosome 17, ASM401019v2, whole genome shotgun sequence DNA includes these proteins:
- the crispld2 gene encoding cysteine-rich secretory protein LCCL domain-containing 2, with protein sequence MSPCHSWILVATLIALVQDSSCRSVLNATHFEHLLKHFHSRAKRSISQIDKDEILQLHNHLRGEVYPSSSNMEYMEWDYELEQSAESWAQQCVWDHGPSHLIKSIGQNLAVHWGRYRSPASHVQAWYDEVKDYTYPYAHECNPWCPERCSGSMCTHYTQLVWATTNRVGCAINVCGRMNVWGEIWENAVYLVCNYSPKGNWIGEAPYRHGRPCSECPPSYGGGCKNNLCYKDNAVRRPQHEQTNEVEPPQINTDVLNPWTVPYSQPQPQPKEEPNNMEYMTQVIECETKMRDRCKGTTCNRYMCPRYCESSKAKVIGTLYYETQSSICRAAIHQGIISNEEGGLVDITRRGKIPFFVKSSRNGIQSLSKFKSANGFSVSRVTTQTVDCYTTVAELCPFKKPATHCPRINCPPNCLEEFPFWARVIGNKIYSDRSSICRTAVHAGVIKNHIGGLVDVKPVEKKNRYTAASKNGIQSESIKNPPDGKAFRIFAVA encoded by the exons ATGAGTCCTTGCCACTCCTGGATCCTAGTTGCTACATTAATAGCCTTGGTGCAAGACTCGAGCTGCCGGAGTGTGCTTAATGCCACGCATTTCGAACATTTGCTCAAACATTTCCACTCCAGGGCCAAGAGATCCATCTCCCAAATTGACAAAGATGAGATTTTGcaacttcacaaccacctgagggGAGAGGTCTATCCATCATCCTCCAACATGGAATACATG GAATGGGATTATGAATTGGAACAGTCTGCTGAGAGCTGGGCTCAGCAATGCGTTTGGGACCATGGTccttcccatctgatcaagtcaATAGGTCAGAACCTCGCAGTACACTGGGGAAG ATATCGGTCTCCAGCTTCCCATGTGCAGGCATGGTATGACGAAGTCAAAGATTACACATACCCATATGCACATGAATGCAATCCTTGGTGCCCTGAAAGATGTTCTGGTTCAATGTGCACCCACTACACACAA ttGGTGTGGGCAACAACGAATAGAGTTGGCTGTGCCATCAATGTCTGTGGAAGAATGAACGTATGGGGAGAAATTTGGGAGAATGCTGTCTACTTAGTCTGCAATTATTCACCAAA GGGAAATTGGATTGGAGAAGCTCCCTATAGACATGGTCGGCCATGCTCGGAGTGTCCACCCAGCTATGGCGGCGGCTGTAAAAACAATCTCTGCTACAAAG ACAATGCAGTGAGAAGACCGCAGCACGAACAAACCAATGAAGTGGAGCCTCCCCAGATCAATACAGATGTATTAAACCCATGGACAGTGCCATATTCCCAACCACAACCACAGCCAAAGGAGGAACCCAACAACATGGAGTACATGA CTCAAGTCATCGAGTGCGAAACTAAAATGAGAGATAGATGCAAAGGAACAACATGTAACAG GTATATGTGCCCAAGATATTGTGAATCATCAAAGGCGAAAGTGATTGGAACCCTCTATTATGAAACG CAATCCAGTATTTGTCGGGCTGCAATTCACCAAGGGATTATCAGTAATGAAGAAGGCGGGCTTGTGGATATCACTCGAAGAGGAAAAATCCCATTTTTTGTCAAATCTTCTCGAAATGGTATTCAGTCTCTAAG CAAATTCAAGTCAGCAAATGGATTTAGTGTATCCAGAGTGACTA CTCAGACAGTCGACTGTTACACTACAGTGGCCGAACTGTGTCCATTCAAAAAACCAGCTACTCATTGTCCCAG GATTAACTGCCCACCAAACTGTCTGGAGGAGTTTCCCTTCTGGGCACGGGTCATCGGTAACAAGATTTATTCTGAC AGATCCAGTATCTGTCGAACAGCGGTACATGCTGGTGTGATTAAGAACCACATTGGGGGACTTGTGGATGTGAAACCAGTGGAAAAGAAGAACCGATACACAGCAGCTTCCAAAAATGGAATTCAGTCAGAGAG TATAAAAAATCCTCCTGATGGGAAAGCTTTCAGAATATTCGCTGTGGCATGA